A genomic stretch from Anaerolineae bacterium includes:
- a CDS encoding cellulase family glycosylhydrolase, which translates to MCKQPQRVGLWLFVSVLALTGVTLGLIQPDRLFAITGEEEPLPQAKALTDLAGDFLRPRPDTADDIPVAYAGVNPFGVNVFLEQEVEPAKREQAVRMAAEAGFHWLRQEFPWEDIEIHGKGDFEDRRHQPYRSAWEKYDQIVDLAERCGMELIVRLSNPPAWTRAKGDTAGTFAPPDNYEDFGDFVAAVVSRYRGRIRYYQIWNEPNIYPEWGERPVSPEEYVELLKIAYTRAKAVDSEVVIISGALASTIELGPRDMNDFIFLQRMYDAGAAPYFDILAMQGYGLWSAPTDRRLHPRVVNFSRPLLMRDLMVKNGDAHKAIWISEMNWNAIPEDHPAPPIYGRYTKEEQARYLVLAYERIQREWPWLGVANVWFLKRATDDWERSPDHPEAFFRLLDADFTPLPAYEAIRNYTSRLQPTLYPGAHPATHWALSYRGAWEASPLPTGGHIYWTRDPSARLRFRFEGTGVMLLVPIGREFSGAMVSIDGGPAYLASAEGSAVKDGYIQIWLARRLESGMHELELWPADGPLSVGGVRVVDDRRIEDWLMEIGR; encoded by the coding sequence ATGTGCAAACAGCCGCAGCGTGTTGGCCTCTGGCTGTTCGTGAGTGTACTCGCTCTGACCGGCGTGACCTTGGGGTTGATCCAGCCTGATCGCCTCTTCGCAATCACCGGCGAGGAGGAGCCACTTCCGCAGGCGAAAGCGCTTACCGACCTGGCCGGCGACTTCCTCCGTCCGCGCCCGGATACCGCTGACGACATCCCTGTCGCCTATGCAGGCGTAAACCCGTTTGGCGTCAATGTATTCCTGGAGCAGGAGGTTGAGCCGGCTAAGCGAGAACAGGCCGTGCGGATGGCAGCCGAAGCCGGCTTCCACTGGCTGCGACAGGAATTCCCCTGGGAGGACATCGAAATCCACGGCAAGGGAGACTTCGAGGACCGCCGTCACCAACCGTATCGTTCAGCCTGGGAGAAGTATGACCAGATCGTGGACCTGGCCGAGCGATGTGGGATGGAGCTGATCGTGCGGCTGAGCAACCCGCCGGCCTGGACCCGGGCCAAAGGGGATACTGCTGGCACCTTCGCGCCACCCGATAACTACGAGGATTTCGGCGACTTCGTAGCCGCCGTGGTCAGCCGCTATCGAGGCCGCATTCGCTACTACCAGATCTGGAATGAGCCGAACATCTATCCGGAGTGGGGCGAGCGGCCGGTGAGTCCCGAGGAATACGTGGAGCTGCTTAAGATAGCCTACACGCGAGCCAAAGCCGTTGATTCCGAGGTCGTGATCATCAGCGGCGCGCTGGCCTCCACGATCGAGCTGGGGCCGCGCGACATGAACGACTTCATCTTCCTACAGCGGATGTACGACGCCGGCGCAGCTCCCTACTTCGACATATTGGCCATGCAGGGATACGGCCTCTGGTCAGCGCCGACCGATCGGCGCTTGCATCCGCGTGTCGTCAACTTCTCGCGCCCGCTCCTCATGCGTGACCTGATGGTCAAGAATGGCGACGCGCACAAGGCCATCTGGATCAGCGAGATGAACTGGAACGCGATCCCAGAGGACCATCCGGCGCCGCCGATCTATGGCCGCTACACCAAAGAGGAACAGGCGCGTTATCTGGTGCTTGCTTACGAACGCATTCAGCGGGAGTGGCCTTGGCTGGGTGTGGCGAATGTCTGGTTTCTCAAGCGCGCTACTGACGATTGGGAGCGCTCGCCTGATCATCCGGAGGCGTTTTTTCGGCTGCTCGACGCTGACTTTACCCCTCTGCCGGCCTACGAAGCGATCCGCAACTATACAAGTCGTCTGCAGCCTACTCTATACCCCGGCGCGCACCCGGCTACTCACTGGGCATTAAGCTACAGGGGGGCTTGGGAGGCCTCTCCCTTGCCTACAGGTGGGCACATATATTGGACGCGAGATCCCTCTGCCCGGCTTCGTTTTCGCTTCGAGGGCACCGGGGTGATGCTGCTCGTGCCCATCGGGCGCGAGTTTAGCGGAGCGATGGTGAGCATAGACGGAGGTCCTGCGTATCTGGCCTCAGCAGAGGGCTCAGCAGTGAAGGATGGCTACATCCAAATCTGGTTAGCGCGCCGATTGGAGAGCGGCATGCATGAATTGGAACTATGGCCGGCCGATGGCCCACTGTCCGTCGGAGGGGTTCGCGTCGTTGATGACCGCAGGATAGAAGACTGGCTAATGGAGATCGGTCGTTGA